A genomic stretch from Streptomyces venezuelae ATCC 10712 includes:
- a CDS encoding cyclase family protein has translation MSLPAAFHEIAKRVNNWGRWGQDDEIGTLNLVTDEVVREAVATVRTGRRVPLAVDLKQDGVQTGMIPGRVNPLHVMVQVNQELFGPGTVATSDDAVTLGLQAGTHWDALTHASHSGRIYNGRPAATITPHGRSEFSGIHTARHVVSRGVLLDVAAAKGLDRLPGDHAVTPEDLDEAADFAGVTVRSGDVVLVRTGQIQLYLAGDRHGYAFPSPGLSVRTPEWFHARDVAAVANDTLTFEIFPPEIEDLWLPVHALDLVEMGMLQGQNWNLEALSTACAQERRHAFLLSAMPEPFVGGTGTPVAPVAVL, from the coding sequence ATGTCTCTGCCCGCCGCATTCCACGAGATCGCCAAGCGCGTCAACAACTGGGGCCGTTGGGGCCAGGACGACGAGATCGGCACCCTGAACCTCGTCACGGACGAGGTGGTACGGGAGGCCGTCGCCACCGTCCGCACCGGCCGTCGCGTCCCGCTCGCCGTCGACCTCAAGCAGGACGGCGTCCAGACCGGCATGATCCCCGGCCGGGTCAACCCGCTGCACGTCATGGTCCAGGTCAACCAGGAGCTCTTCGGCCCGGGCACGGTCGCCACCAGCGACGACGCCGTGACCCTCGGCCTACAGGCCGGCACGCACTGGGACGCCCTGACGCACGCCTCCCATTCGGGCCGCATCTACAACGGCCGCCCGGCCGCCACCATCACCCCGCACGGCCGTTCCGAGTTCAGCGGCATCCACACGGCCCGGCACGTCGTCAGCCGTGGGGTACTGCTCGACGTGGCCGCCGCCAAGGGACTCGACCGGCTGCCCGGCGACCACGCCGTCACCCCCGAGGACCTCGACGAGGCCGCCGACTTCGCCGGTGTGACGGTCCGTTCCGGCGACGTCGTGCTCGTACGGACGGGGCAGATCCAGCTGTACCTGGCGGGCGACCGGCACGGGTACGCTTTTCCGTCCCCCGGGCTCTCGGTCCGCACCCCGGAGTGGTTCCACGCCCGGGACGTCGCGGCCGTCGCCAACGACACCCTCACCTTCGAGATCTTCCCGCCGGAGATCGAGGACCTGTGGCTGCCGGTGCACGCCCTCGACCTGGTCGAGATGGGCATGCTCCAGGGGCAGAACTGGAATCTGGAAGCTCTGTCCACAGCCTGTGCACAAGAGCGGCGCCATGCGTTCCTGCTCTCGGCGATGCCCGAGCCGTTCGTCGGCGGCACGGGCACGCCCGTGGCACCGGTGGCCGTCCTCTGA